CCTCGCCGACGCCACTCCTTCTCCACCTCGCTGGTCCTTCCTCCCTGCCTCTCTCACCTCTCTGTAGTCGACAGACACTGCTCCTCCTTACCTTGCTGGACCCTTCTCCACCTCACAAGGCCACaactttctcttctctttcgCCCATCTCGCATAAGCCATATCCCTCATTGATAAGCAACGATCTTGGGGTTTTGGATATGATTGATGAGCAGCGATCTTGGATCCGATTGATGATCAATGATCTTGGGGTTTTGGTGGCTACTCTGGTCTTGATGAACATGATCTtggtctttttgtttttgggtttttgatctAGGTTGATGAACATGATCttggggttttttttctttggtttctgATCTAGGTTTGTGGAGGTTTATTTTGGCTTTCAAATTTTTCATGGCTAGGTGGGGCCTGCAGGACCTAACAGGGCGGGTTTggaagttataaaaaaaaaaacccatttacTAAATGGGGTAGGTTCGAGTTTCGGGAGCAAGCTCGCGGGACGGGTTCGGGTATAAAGAAACCTGCCTTGAACCCGACCCATTTCCATTCCTAGGAATTGCTTTTGTTTGTCATTTATTTGCCTCCTATTGACTGAAATGACTAGTGAGAGTTGCTACTCCCCCATGAGATAAAATTCGACTAGTGACAAGCCCATGTCCTGAGGTTGGCTAAAGTGAATGATAGCCAAGATGCCTCATGAGTCATGCATCCCTACTTTTGGGCTAGGCTAGACATATCTTTATGTCAAATATCATTAGTGCTTGCCTTGATTAGTGGTTTAGAGAATTAAATATTGATTAGTGACTTACAAGTATGGTGAAACTTCCTGGACAAGTCTAACACGAATCGTAGGGGTTCTTGATCCATTAACTAGGTTGAGGCTCGAATCGAGTTTGTGGCTGGTTTTTCCTTTAGCCAAAGCTATCAATACTGAGATGGTTGGATCTTAAACCATTGTCCAGAGCCAAGCTCATATCATATATGTCTAGTGGATTTTGAATAGGGGTGTCAAATGGGTGGGTTTGGAGTGGGCATAATTAGGTTGGGTACATAAAACTCATTTATCCATTTATTGCCCATTTAACTAATTACttctaacccaacccaactcaacccaattattatgggtaaacccTAACCCACCCAATCacccaataatcaaaattaccaaaatgcctcTAAAACTTGAAAACGACCAAAGTACTCTTAAAAtcctttaaaatgaccaaaatacctccccTAAACCTATTGAAAGACCAACactaaaaattactaaaaccGCCCCCCCggaatctaaaaaatgactgaaatacccctgaaattaaaagatgaccaaaatatcctcaaaacttaaaaatgaccaaataccccccctaaacctaaaaaatgaccaaaataccgctgaaacttaaaaaatgactaaaatatctccgaaacttaaaaaatgactaaaatacttTGAAAcgttaaaattaccaaaaatatcCCCCTAAACCtattaaattaccaaaatacccccctaaaactaaaaaaatggccaaaatacccGAAACTTAAaagtgaccaaaataccctcaaaacttaaaaattaaccGAAATActacctaaacctaaaaaatgaccaaagtaccccTGAAAcgtaaaaatgaccaaaatacccccttaaaCTATAAAACggccaaaataccccctaaaccccccaaaaattaatcaaaatactcatgaaacctagaaaatgaccaaaataccttcaaacctaaaaaatgacgaAAATACCCCCAAGCCattaaaatgacccaaatacacccaaaacctctaaaatgaccacaAATAACccgaaacctataaaattaccaaaaatacccttaaacctctaaaatgaccaaaatacccttaaacctctaaaacgaccaaaataccccttaaaATATCtacaatgaccaaaatactaCTAATCCTATAAGATAAACAAAATACACCTGAtgcctctaaaattaccaaaatagaggtttggggtattttggatgtttcaagggtatttttgtcaaattaaagATCCTAAgagtatttcagtcattttgtaggtttcgAGGGAATGTcactaattttttaggttttaggggtgttttgttaatttttagattttggggctatttcggtaattttttctaggttttggaggtcttttagtcatttttaggttttggggatatttcgatcattttttaagtttcaggtcattttttatgtttaggggtattttagtcatttttttagttttagggggggattttggtcattttttaggtttagggtgtatttttaTTGTCTTATAGGTTTAAGGggcattttttcattttatagtttttagggtattttggtcattttttaagttttggagatattttggtcatatattaggtttaggggttattttggtcatttttaggtttcagaggtatttagtcattttttaggtttcaagggtattttggtcaatttttaggtttaggaggtaatttggtcatttttgaggtttagggggtattttgttcattttttgaggtttaggggggtattttagtcattttttaggtttcaagagtattttggtcatttttaagttttgggggcattttggtcattttctaggtttagggggtattttggtaatttttagtggttttggggtattttagaGTTGGGTGATTTGTAGAAATGATACTTGTATCATAATTGGGTAGCtagttaaaacccaataaacatttttatttttataacaataaacattaatgttaattggcttaatagttaatacccatttaacccaattaaTAATTGGGTGAGTTTGGGTTAATTTTGCCACCTCGAACCATCCATCACTGTGAGAGATGGATCCAAGGGCGCCTAACCCATTTTAGTTTGGATCTAGATTTGTAGGGCACAGTAAGACTTATGTCACGCCCCGAACCCAACTATAAAGATTGGCACGTGACAACCGCCACATGCTTATAAAGTAAGCACCCTACAAGTGTGCAAAGCCTTCTTAGGaactaaaatttatcctcaaaaattaaatcacataaatccaaaatacctcaacaatttctttatgtatagatctccaataatttaataggaacaaaatccaaacctcatgtACATAATATCAATTggtcaataaatataaaactattagaaGACCATCCAAGCCCAAAATCTCTAAGCTTCTTTTTCTGCTCACAAGACAACATCAAAACTCCCAAAACATTGATGTTCTTCCCAATCTGAAACTGGAGGGAAAAAAGggggtgagttgacaactcaataagtaaccaaaatcctaataagtttcatcaaacaataattCTGTAAAGTAATAAGATGTAGTATACTatgggttttcaaaaataactaaagaagtttcatagtcttaaaatattatgttgcaaatagatcacatactttaatctCACAAttatatcatagatggtttagaaagTAGTCAGTTTTCCATATATCAAAAGCTATAACTTACAATAGGTTTCAAAAATACATAAGCAGTTTTAATGCCTCAAAATAGTCAAATATTCAAAcgtaatttttattcttaacaatcttatgactatggtcatgCTATATCCCCGTGACTGggcatcagagtaccaatgaataacccctaTTGGCTGGGTattagagtaccaatgaataactccCATTGGTTTATGTATCaaaataccaatgaataacccctattgactgggtatcagagtaccaatgaataaccctcattgatttgggtatcagaatcaaTTCATAATCAGATTGtctataatcatatatatgaaatcatagtttctaacaaaatttatcttattcaaatacatacatacatacatacatatatatatatatatatatatatatatatatatatatatatatatatatatatataatcaaatattcaaatatatttgtgatatttctatattcactttaaatcaatataagctaaaaaaagcaattaaataaaacaaatcttatattcaatgctcatatatatatatttgtgaaaattctttattctttactttaaatcagtatagctaaaaacaattaaataatacacatcatatattcagtagttaaatatatttgtgataattctttacttgaaatcagtaatacaatagaaataaaattataacaacTATAAATGATTTTCAATAGTTAAAATACGcaatataaaatcaattaagataaggttacttacctccaAAAACTATTCCAAAAGGAACTTTTCCCTAACACTTCCTCTAAAAATCCTTAGATTTCACCTAAAATAATATCACAGGTGTcatttactcaataatcaaataatttaagaagAACTTATAATGGTACCCAGCTAGAAGAGaaactactaaaaaaaactaataatttctcattattaactcaaaaaaatccacatattcataatatatatttccttttctttcagtCTTTCTGCGACATGCCACCCTTTAGTTCACTTTTGAAATAAGGACAAAACTAGATACATGACTATATcatctgtaagtgcacaattgcacctggacccaagaacagttatgggctcaggcccaatgagccttaaacaatatgaatttgtagagtgtgggcttgaaacccaggttagaagtgtatgaggatgaaatgacaaactaaagattgcaagtacttggaaacaaaaaggagtaatgtaaataggcctcctcggacgtaagccgagagctgttcttatattatatctctctctttgtcctttttctttttaggttacaaaaagttccgtctcGTTTCTGTCCTAgatccctccttaaatactcctctttttaatactttatccacgtgttgcccccaattcctcccttagcctagatatttcttttcttagtgcctttgaacagtaactagaagtttcccttccactgtttaagtgtcacttcctcattaatgcggccagggtggtaggtgcagggtctttaatgtggaggtagcagcctttacctttgatattcttccaacatcggcgcttctaggacattcaagggttctctccctttaactattggtcttgaccgtgtcattccctaacctttaccatgaagtctcaggttctttgatgtcagtccgaggggaaaaccatcctcggctggatcctcggatcctcggcgtataggccgacccatagcaccaacaatctctaaccccagggtcaggtcggccttccttaacaaggcccaaaaggcccacgttcccaccaggatccttttgctcCACACATCATCTAAATCAAAGCACTTGGGCTTTTACcaatacacaattttttatttttaacttgtcAGACCTCAACTCCATTAATTCGGTACTATTTCTTTAATAATGGGTTGTGCAAAACTTGTCTCACGAAGTCTAAAAATCTGCAAGTTCCATCTCCGTTCAACGCAacaaaatgcataaataaagaTTAAGTTACTGAACATAGAAGAATATGCAATAATAGCGTCTAGTTTACcgaaaataaattcaaatttttcttcGTTTGCATCATTAAAACTCttgaataattaaatagtttCACTACTAGCTAAAatacccacataaaaaaaatactataattcTAAATAAAGCTTAGATTTGACAAGAAAGAGATTTTTGGGCTCTTACCTCAAAGGTGTAGTCAATCCTTCTCTACTTTAGTTTTTTGGGTAGTCTCATCTCTCAAATATCTCTCTATATACGTTGACTTACTAAGCTTATATATAGCTAGgatttcaaccttattttctaaaaactctcttataattataaattataaaattgatcCCACAAaagatttacttaaatacccttccttttaattttttttttttttgggtattacAACTTACCTCTCCCTTCACATTTAAAATGGGATGGTTCATATAATTTATattcttaaacatttttaaAGCGTATAAACAATTAATTACTAGAAAATCTTATACATTTTCTCTCCATGCAGAGAAGGAAATAATTCCAATCGAAATTTAAATGGAATCATATGATTATCATTACTTTAAAGTTAATTATATAAGCTTTAACAATGATTGAAAAACTCTATGGCTCTAAACCAAGCAACAATGGAGCAACCCTTAACAAAGGCTCCAATGTAATAGGTAAGAATTTTCTAGCGAACAAGAAACATATTGATGTAGTATTTTCATTATAAGGACATGTTGATCCAAACCGAATTTGATTTAGAAACTCATCAGTGATATCACCCCATCCAAATTTTGCAGGATGAGGGCCACCCCTGGACCAATCAACCCATGTAATGCTTCGATTTGAGTTGAACTCTGAGTACAACATGTTCGCAAGTGTTGGAATATAATGTTCATCCATGTAACATGGCATGAGacaatgtttttgaaaaatagggTAGTATTTGGTGTCAGACACAATGTGCATGGCAAGGTCACGGTGTACTTCAAACCATTGAGACCCTTTTCTCCAATCTGTGATGTTTATTAAGGGCCACATTTGGGGACTATATCGACCACGACCTGCCTTCCTTGGGTCATCGAAGGAGCCTAGGAAGCTCAAATTTGAGTCCATGAGGTAGTTATAAACAATCTTGAAGTTGAATAATGGAATGCATGAGTCTGAGAGCAAAACAAATCTTTGATTGGAGATGTCAAGTAGGGCATTTGCTAATAGGCGTCTCTCAGCGTCAATCATTGAGGATGTACCCCAATACACTGGCTACAATAACAAATGTAATGTTGCACGTATATTAGTTTATGAAAACTGCTAATCAATATCTTGCTGCCCATGTGAATATGATGCTCtgcacaaacaagaaatattaaTGACAAAATGCCTCTATCTCGTCCTGGCTCACTTAACTCATTCATTCcggggtttttttattttatttttatttttttaataaaattgtattCTTATCATtgtcgcctctctctctctctctagagttTACACCCCATTATTGATGTCTCTAAATTAAAGTTCTCTAGTGACACCCCGGATCTGATTTGGGTATAGTCTAAGTATGTGTTGTATGAGTGTGTGATGAATCCTACATCGAGTATTTACTAGATAGATCTGaactttattaacaattataaGAATGGATCTGGGCTTTGTTTTGAACACTCATCTTGATCAACTTAATTACAGGTAGACTCACACAACCAAAAAGAATCAAGATTGCAATGTCACCCTAAAGCTATCTATGTTTGATTTTATCCAATTTAATGGCCCTTATAATTCCTACTATTTGGATTTATTACATTTCACATAAGGAAAATGTTTCTTTAGTTGATTATCATTTTAGAAGAGAGATGAACTTATGGTATTAGACTGTTAGTTACTCAAGAAGAAGACAAACTtgaatatttaaaaacaataaataaattaaaaaaaaaaaaaggaaagggagAGCCCCTTCCTAAAGGTTACCCTTGATGACATGGGTAAAATTAAGGATGAGAAAATATTATTCGCCGCTACTTTATTTAATACtgttctcttcttctcttttttggatCGAGTTGGCCGGGTAAATAGATTAGGGCATGATAGGGAGTGGCAGAGCTAGAAGTATCTTTAGgattgttcttctttttttttttttttaaatttatttatatagattTGAGTTGAGTAAATAGATAAGAACAGGGCAATAGTGGCGGAGCTAGAAATATTTTTGGAAACGAGGGTGGGGAATGGGTggaagctatatatatatatatataattaaatccaaaaaataacttttataaacacacaaaaaaatatgtttgtaacatttttcttgaaaaaaaaatgtttgtaacATGATTAACAAATGctattttattacatataacattaatttaaactaaatattttttaactccTAAGTCCTAACCATGATTTCTtacccttttttcaaaaaaaagaagaagtcctAACCATGAAATCTAccttttaaaaggaaaaaaaaaatgtccataATCCATATCTATAATtttctaaattgaaaaaaaataaaataaagaagggtttaattaaaaatatttactaattatgtcaaaaaaaatatttactaattTTACTCATAGATTTCTAGGACATGCTATTATGGTATAAGAGttattggaggaaaaaaaatagtgtcttaataatgtataaaattttctattctaCTTTTTATGAAGCACATTAAATATACTTTGAATTAATGA
This genomic stretch from Castanea sativa cultivar Marrone di Chiusa Pesio chromosome 1, ASM4071231v1 harbors:
- the LOC142631624 gene encoding glycosyltransferase BC10-like, yielding MANEQHLLQRISKAFYFQLQSSHIFQFFFFVFGLTFGFVACLYLKSFLVSLQAPTYSTLPPISSTVTQASHTTPPPPPPLELLLSSFVESANGTSNYARVSLKKQEFLTHNMSDQELFQNASMVSQTELPGRQVPKVAFMFMTQGPLPLALLWEKFFKGHEGFYSIYVHAHPSFNDSEPEDSIFYGRRIPSQPVYWGTSSMIDAERRLLANALLDISNQRFVLLSDSCIPLFNFKIVYNYLMDSNLSFLGSFDDPRKAGRGRYSPQMWPLINITDWRKGSQWFEVHRDLAMHIVSDTKYYPIFQKHCLMPCYMDEHYIPTLANMLYSEFNSNRSITWVDWSRGGPHPAKFGWGDITDEFLNQIRFGSTCPYNENTTSICFLFARKFLPITLEPLLRVAPLLLGLEP